In the Coleofasciculus chthonoplastes PCC 7420 genome, one interval contains:
- a CDS encoding caspase family protein has product MLRNLYALLVGIDEYPKPGDCLKGCVNDIKAVKDYLEQRFASDNYQLCIQTLLNKDATREAIIKGFQKHLSQANSNDVVLFYYSGHGSQEENIPEEFLRFEPDKKNETLYCYDSGLPGHWHLADKELNKLIREVAVKDPHICVILDCCHSGSGTKDPSPDVVERSAPADQRSRPRETYLVGVDELAELCTSHRSKRSSTGWDFMGRHILMAACEDRDTAKEVEINGKKRGIFSYCLLESLEQPGKLTYRELWQKTTNAVSRELEKRSRTQFPQLEITPPDQDNLLFLDGAIAERVSYFTVRHDEKSGWVIDGGGVHGVQPPAGEETTVLALFEFDCNVRDFQDPDKSIGEAKVTEVLPQKSKLEISSDTNLSTESVYKAIVISLPLPAHGVYIEGDAAGVTLASEAIQLATMGNSPSVYIRQVTNRDDAQLWLQCRNQEYWIRLKDDDRSLVAPIQGFTPDNAKRAIERLEHIARWMTIRDLSSPPASRIQPDDIEMELLFEGENGSPKEKEIRRQYQYKQGDLKPPKCQLKLTNKSQKSLYCTVLDLTDRFAVAAPFFEAGYVRLEPGQTALVGNGKYIKFTVDRVLQEQGITETKDVFKLIVSTAEFDARLSTQHALDVPRVLTKCSFKQSTLNRLMDRVQSRTAGFEEEETYDDWYTTSVTITSVLPSK; this is encoded by the coding sequence ATGCTCCGCAATCTCTATGCACTACTTGTTGGTATTGATGAATATCCAAAGCCTGGTGATTGTCTGAAAGGTTGTGTGAACGATATTAAAGCTGTCAAGGACTATTTAGAACAACGGTTTGCTAGTGATAACTACCAGCTTTGTATCCAAACGCTCTTAAACAAAGATGCAACTCGTGAGGCTATTATTAAAGGTTTCCAAAAGCATCTATCTCAAGCAAACAGCAACGATGTCGTTCTCTTCTACTACAGTGGACATGGTTCCCAAGAAGAGAATATACCTGAAGAGTTTTTGCGTTTTGAGCCAGATAAAAAAAATGAAACCTTGTATTGTTACGATAGCGGTCTTCCCGGTCATTGGCATCTGGCAGACAAAGAGCTTAACAAATTGATTCGGGAAGTTGCCGTCAAAGATCCTCACATTTGCGTTATCCTCGATTGCTGCCATTCGGGTTCGGGTACGAAAGATCCGTCTCCAGATGTCGTAGAACGTTCTGCTCCTGCCGATCAGCGTTCTCGACCCCGTGAAACCTATCTCGTTGGTGTGGATGAGTTGGCAGAGTTATGTACCTCCCATCGCTCAAAGCGCAGTTCTACAGGCTGGGATTTTATGGGACGACACATTCTCATGGCAGCTTGTGAAGATCGTGACACAGCCAAGGAAGTGGAAATCAACGGCAAGAAACGCGGGATCTTTTCCTACTGCTTGTTAGAGAGCTTGGAGCAACCGGGCAAACTGACGTATCGAGAACTATGGCAGAAAACTACAAACGCGGTTTCCAGAGAGCTGGAAAAGCGGTCAAGAACTCAATTTCCTCAACTCGAAATTACACCTCCGGATCAGGATAATCTCTTGTTTCTGGATGGCGCGATCGCTGAACGGGTATCTTACTTCACGGTTCGCCATGACGAGAAATCAGGCTGGGTAATCGATGGAGGAGGAGTGCATGGTGTTCAACCTCCTGCGGGAGAGGAAACGACTGTACTAGCTCTGTTTGAGTTCGACTGCAATGTGCGAGATTTTCAAGATCCGGATAAGTCTATTGGCGAAGCCAAAGTGACGGAGGTATTGCCTCAAAAAAGTAAGTTGGAAATCAGCAGTGATACTAACCTCTCAACGGAAAGTGTGTATAAGGCGATAGTGATTAGCCTGCCTTTACCAGCACACGGCGTTTACATTGAAGGTGATGCGGCAGGTGTAACATTGGCTTCTGAGGCAATCCAGTTGGCGACGATGGGAAACAGCCCTTCTGTATATATTCGCCAAGTTACAAACCGTGATGATGCCCAGTTGTGGTTGCAGTGTCGTAATCAAGAGTATTGGATTCGATTGAAAGACGATGATCGCTCTTTGGTGGCTCCCATTCAAGGTTTCACGCCAGATAATGCCAAACGTGCGATCGAGCGTCTAGAACACATTGCTCGCTGGATGACAATTCGTGACCTCTCCAGCCCTCCTGCAAGCCGGATTCAACCGGATGATATTGAGATGGAGCTTTTATTTGAGGGTGAGAATGGCTCTCCGAAAGAGAAGGAGATCCGTCGGCAATATCAGTATAAACAGGGGGACTTGAAGCCTCCCAAATGCCAGCTAAAACTCACGAACAAAAGCCAAAAAAGTCTCTATTGTACAGTGCTGGATCTCACCGATCGATTTGCTGTCGCAGCTCCATTTTTTGAAGCAGGTTATGTACGTCTTGAACCCGGACAAACTGCCTTGGTAGGGAATGGAAAGTATATCAAATTCACAGTTGATCGAGTCTTACAGGAGCAAGGAATTACTGAAACTAAGGATGTGTTCAAGCTGATTGTGAGTACAGCGGAATTTGATGCACGATTGAGTACTCAACATGCTCTAGATGTGCCTCGTGTGTTAACTAAATGCTCTTTCAAACAAAGTACACTCAATCGCTTGATGGATCGCGTCCAGTCTCGGACTGCTGGATTTGAGGAGGAAGAAACATACGACGACTGGTATACCACATCAGTCACCATTACCAGTGTGTTGCCTTCTAAATAG